A segment of the Panacibacter ginsenosidivorans genome:
GGTGTGTAACTGGTCTACAATAAAACTAAGAATCGTTTTACCTGCAATAGGTATTAATGCTTTTGGTTGTGTATATGTATGTGGCCGCAGCTTTGCGCCTGCACCCGCCACTGGTATAATAGCTTTCATTTGGAGGTCATATTTTATCTGCTAATCTCTCTGTTGCTAACTGCTCAAATCGAGGGCGTGAAATTAGGGAAAACTACTGTAACTGAATCAAATGTTAATAATGGAGTGAAGAACGAGTATGCTTTTAATCTTTTTTGGACCCTACTGCATTGCAGGTAGCATCGATCGTTGCGTCGCACTCTTGTACTGCATACAGAAATTCAAAATCAAAAAAAACTTCAGGTTTTTAAGTTTACTCATTATTGTTCAGGAATTGCTCTACTGGTTGTTGTGAATGCAAACGGTTTGTTAAGCTGTTGTTTAGTGAAAGAAACATTTATGTAATTTTTTTAATGTACACATCTATAATCAAAACAAAGAAATATGAAAAAAATAATAACAGCAATTGCAATCATCATGTTTGCATCCCAGGTTATAGCACAGGAACAGAAACCAGTTCAAAGAACAATATCTGTAAGTGGTTCATCTGAAACAGAAGTAGCGCCTGATGAAATTTATGTACAGGTTGATCTGCGTGAATACAATAAAAAGAATGGTGACAAAATAGATATTACTACTATCAAAAATAATTTTCTTGCAGCTTGTAAAAGTATTGGTCTTACAGACAAAGATGTTACCGTACAAAGCTACCAGGGTTATGACCAGAATTACTGGATGACCAAAAAGAATAAAAAACAAAACCCTGATATGAAAGCAGGCATCAGTTACTGGGTTAAAGTAAATAATGTTTCAAAACTTGATGAATTGGTTGATGAAATGGATGATGAAGCCACACAAAACTTTTTATTGCAAAAGCTGAATACAGCAAAATGGATGACTTGAAAAAAGACATGAAGATTGCTGCTGTAAAAGCTGCAAAGGATAAAGCCATTTATCTTTCAGAAGCGGTTGGAGAACATATTGGCCAGGCTATTAGCATCAATGATCCTGTAGAAATTGATAATACACCAAGACCTTATTACGCAAATATGACCATGAAACTTACGGAAGACAATGCAGTTACACCAGCACTCGATGTTGATTTTAAAAAAATAAAAGTAAGATTTGAAGTAAGCGTTGTATTTGCTTTACAATAAAAAGTGCTCCTTGTAAAAGCGCCGGCTATTATAGCTGGTGCTTTTTATTGGAAATAATATTTTCCAAAGTCCATTCAACTTTTTTACTAAAAGGATGTTGCCTTACATCGCAATCATCTTTCGTACAAATACTGCAGGAAAAATCGAGACAGCCATCTGTGTGTACAAACATTTCTATGGCATCTCCAAACTCAGCTTTTATTAAAGCAGTAAGCATGTCTATTTCAAGATGCGCCTCATGTATATTCATGTACCAGGGAACAGTAAGATGACAATCAATATGCAATACACTGCCGTATTTTATTACGCGGAGATTATGCATATCTACCCAGTTGGTGCGCCTGTTCTTATTTAAGAGAATCACCAAACGCTGGAGGAGTTCCATATCAGCTTCATCCATTATACCGGCAAGCGATTTACGGATGATCTTATAACCATTGTACATGATGAATAAACTCATAATGAGTGCAACCACTTTATCCAGCCATAAAAGCTGTGTAAATAGCATTATTATGAGTGTGGCAATAATAATAAGTGTTGACCATGTATCTATCTGTAAATGTTTTCCACTTGCCTGCAGTGCCAGTGAATTATTTTTTTTTCCGATATTAATACATATATATCCTGCTATATAATTTACAATAGCGGTTATGGCTACAACATATAAGCCTGTATCTAGTTGCTCTAAAGATTTATGCTGAATAAAATTCTGCAGTGTTTCATAAAGTATCAAAAAACCAGCGGCAATAATTAATGCTCCTTCTGCAGCAGCGGAAACAAATTCTGCTTTTCCATGGCCATAAGGATGTTCTGTGTCTCTTGGCTTGGCGGCTACAAACAAACTATATAATCCTATAAAACCAGCGAGTACATTAACAATACTTTCCAGCGCATCTGAAAGGATAGCAAGCGATGATGTTAAATAATACGCAATGATCTTTGCAACAAACAACACTACCGATAATAATGTTATCCATTGCTGCACACGAAAGTTTTGTTTGGCTGAATTCAAAAGAGAATGTTTGCGGTAAAATTAATCAGTTGAAGACAAGATGCAACTGCATTTATTATTTGTTATATAAAAGGTTTAAAATTTGTGGGAAATCTTTTATCTGCTGAGACCAAAACCCAACGTACAAGAGTGCGACGCAACGAAAGCTTAATAGCAGCCATAAAAGTTTGGCTCACAAAAAAAATTATACGTCTGCTTTTTCTTTACTTTTTTTCTTAAAGAGACGGAAATAAAATTCTTTGTTGAACAGTTGGGAATCACGCATGGCTTTATAAGTGAGAAACAAACCGATGGGAACAAGAACCAAAGTTGATAACCACATACCTGTAAACACACTGGTGACGCCCTCTTTTGCAAATTTTTCGCCAAACGTATTGAGCATATTGAACAACACAAAAAACGCAATGGCAAATATCAGTGGCGTGCCCAGCCCACCTTTGCGGATAATGGAGCCAAGCGGCGCTCCAACCATAAACAACACAATGCATGCAAAAGAAAGTGTGAGTTTACGGTTCCATTCGATCCAATGCTTGCGTATCATTTCCTGCCTGCTGCTATATTCTGAAGCCATTAATTCTACCTGACCTTTACCACTGTTGAGGCTTGAAATAGCGCCATCAAAAACTGTCATGCGCAATGAATCGGGAATAATGGAATCAAAAGTTTTTATCTTGTTATCTGCCTGTACTTTTTTTACAGTAGACCAGGAGCTGTCTTTGTATCTCAAAAAACTAAGGAACGTTTTTAGATCTTTTTGCGATCGTGTGTAAAAAACTTTATCGGCAGCTTCAAATGAGTCTAGTGCAATATCAATCTGGCGCAGGCTCAGCATTTTTGGATCGTATTTAAAAAGGCTGTCTTCTGTTTTATTGAACATAAAAGTACTGAGGTCGAATTCTTTCTTGTAGGTTTTAAACCCGAGCCTTATAAATTCTGTATTGGGAGAATAACGGTTACCGTTTTCCTGGTAGTTCCATCCATTGTGTAATTCAAATTCAAGAAAACGCTGATCTGGTGTAATGCGCATAACACCGCTTTGTGCAACCATAAAATGATCCTGCAGGCTATAATTCTTTTCATAAATAATTACGTTATGAATAGTGCTGTCATCCGCATCTTTTTTTCCGATCTTGATCACATAGCCATCTATCTTATCATAAAAAATACCTTCCTTAATATCAAAGGCAGGTTTCTTAACAATGATATCGTATTTAAGTGCATTCAGTTTTAGATTGGCAACAGGAATAATATTGTTGGCGAAAAGAAATGCAATTCCGCTGAGCATGATTGTTGCAATGAGCAATGGCCGCATAAAACGTATCAATGGTATACCTGCGGACTTTATAGCAACGAGTTCAAAAGTTTCACCAAGATTACCAAATGTCATGATTGAAGAAAGCAGTAATGCAAGCGGTAAAGCAAGCGGCACCCATGTTACAGCCACCAGGCCTGTCAGGTAGGCAAGTGTACCCATATCAAGCCCTTTACCTACCAGGTCATCAATGTATAGCCAGAAAAACTGCATGGTAAGCACAAAGAGTGCAATCAAAAAAGTGGCAAGAAAAGGGCCAGTAAACGACCGTAAGATGAGTATATCAAGTTTTTTTACCACTTTGCAATCTTATTGTTTATTATGGTGCCAGCAAATGTAAAGCTTTCAAAAAATGAATTATCACTCGTTTGTGATGAAGCATTTATTTTAACAAAGAACAACATTATTGATAAAGTTTACAAACTCTTTGGTCAATTAAGCATGGAGTTTACTAACAAGCTTCAACAAAATAACAGCATTCCGGAGCCAGAAATATTTTTGCAGGCACCAAAGATCTATAAAGGAGAACAATATAAATCGCTGCCTTATGTAATGCTTGATCAGCCCAGGTGCTTTAACAGCAATGATGCTTTTGCTATACGTTGTTTTTTCTGGTGGGGAAATTTTTTCAGCATTACACTGCATCTTGGCGGTAAGTATGCAAGCTTGTATAGCCATTCAGTTATCAGAACAATAGATGAAAATAATATGCACGATTGGTATTATTGTATTAACGAAAACCAATGGCAGCATGACTTTGGAGAACACAACTACACGATCATTACAAAAGATAATATAAAGACAATTACAGCTATAAAAAAAGATTTTTTTAAGATATCAAGAAAAATTCCTTTGATACAATGGGATAATGCTTATGATTTTTATCTAAACAATTTTTCCGCAATTCTTTCTATGCTGAATACACAATAATATTGAAAGTAATTTTTTGAGCCGGGTTTTTGAATAAGCTTTAAACTTTCGTTGCGTCGCACTCTTGTACAGAAGGCATACAACTCAGCAAATCAAGGACAGACATCGTAAAAATATTTTGTTACGAATGTTTTTTTGCACAACTAAAAATTGCAGTACAAATTAATTCCCCAATCTGTGAAATAATTCTTTCACCTGGTAATCCCACAATTGGGTTTGGTCTTTGATGTCGGGCTTCTCTGCAAAATCTTTAATAATAAGGATCGTTTGGTTGGATATCTCGGTCTTCTCAATACGAAATTCAAAATATTCATCTTTGGAAGAATGTAACCAATGATATTTTATAAACTTGTCCTGTTCTTTTTCTACTACCTGCGCTTTTTCAACAGCAGCGCCATTCCAGGAAAAAATAAATACGTGGTCGCGTTCATCTACTTTATCAGCAAACCATTCCTGCATGCCTGCAGGAGTTGATAAGAACTCATACAAAATTGAGGGCGAGCACCTTACGGGATATTCAAGTGTAAATAGTTGCTTTTTTGCCATTATGCTTCTTTTATACTTCCAATAGCTTGGGGGTTGCAATAATATTAAATAATTGACAGGTTAAAAAACTTTTTAAAAATCACACACTATATAGTGATTTTAAAACAAATTTTCCAACGTGTTTTTACCTAAAAAATATGTGAAAAATCACATGAAATTTTTTTGGCATATATACAGGAATTACTCTAACTTGGTGTTACTTCAGTAATTCCTCCCCCAAACCAGATTTTTATGGCATCTAAAAATTGTTGACCCTAAAAACAAATTATCATGGCAATGCGTCAATTAAAGATCACGAAGTCAATTACAAATCGTGAATCTCAAAGCCTTGAAAAGTATCTGCAGGAAATCGGTAAAGTTGAATTGCTAAGTGCAGAGGATGAAGTAAGTCTTGCGGTAAGTATCAAAAAACATGATCAAAATGCACTTGACAGGCTTGTCAAGGCAAATCTCAGGTTTGTAGTCTCTGTTGCAAAACAATATCAAAATCAAGGTCTGTCTTTGCCAGACCTAATAAATGAAGGGAACCTGGGCTTAATAAAAGCTGCTTTACGCTTTGATGAAACGAAAGGATTTAAATTTATTTCTTATGCCGTTTGGTGGATCCGCCAAAGTATTTTGCAATCTCTTGCCGAGCAGAGCAGGATTGTAAGGTTGCCACTTAATAAAGTTGGGTTAACAAACCGGATAAGCAAAGCTTATCAGCAATTGGAACAAGAATTTGAAAGAGAACCCACAACCGATGAACTTGCAGAACTCTTGCATATTGAAAGAGAAGAAGTTTCATCGGCATTGAATGTAGCCAACAGACACCTGAGTATGGATACGCCCATTTTTGAAGGGGAAGAAAATACCTTGGCAGACATACTTGAAAACCCAAATGCTGAAAAAGCGGATTACTATATAGATCATTGTGAGTCTTTAAAAACTGAGATCGAAAGATCACTTGAAACACTTTCTCAACGACAGAAGGAGGTAGTATGTTATTTCTTTGGCATTGGGCAGGAAGACGCTCTAAGCCTTGAAGATATTGGTCATAAATTCAATCTAACAAGAGAAAGAGTAAGACAAATAAAAGACAAAGCAATAACGAGATTAAAATCAACAAGTCGTTGTAAATTATTAAAGGTATATTTAGGTTAATGTTTTTCGTTTTAAATAAAACCCATGTTTTTTAGCATGGGTTTTTTATTTCAATAACATAAAAGCTGCATTAATTACGTTTATCTATAAACATTCTGTAAAAAGAGCAATGACTTTTTAAGTAGAAGATTATTGATTGATGGCTTGTTTGCTTTTAAAAAACAATACATTTACAGTTAGTGTCAGCTTATGCAAAAAATTTTACTTTTATTTTACTTTGTTTGTAACGTTTTCGTCACTACTGCACAAAACCCTGTGATAGTAGGCGACTGTACCGTTACTTACAATATTAGTGGAAATGACGCGGGCACAAATAAAAACCTGGCCGGCGCTACCAAAAATCTTTATATCAAAGGAAAGTTATCCAGGGTAGATCTAAACAGTCCGGGTTTTAAACAATCTGTTATATACGATAACAAAACAGGCACGGCAGTTATTTTGAAGGAAGTTGGCTCAGAAAAATATAAGTCGGTCTTTACTGCCGAACAATGGAATAATGAAAACAAAAGATTTGAAGGAATAAGGATTACCCCAACAAATGAAAAGAAAACAATACTGGGTTACGAATGTGAAAAAGTAATTGTTACATTAAGGGATCGAAGCTCTTACAATATGTATTGCGCTTTAGCCATTTTGCCTTCTGCAACTGAGAACCCCTATCAATTCAATAATATGCCTGGTTTTGTACTTGAATACGAAACTTCCTCAGGCTCGAATACATCAAAAATAGTTTATACTGCCACCATGATAAATTTTAATCCCGTTCCCGCTTCGAAATTTGAAATACCATCTACAGGTTATAGGCTTTTAAAATAAATAATCATTTTCACTCAATATAGAATTTCGCTCAATATAGTATAGAAAACGACAGTGTGCGACGCTACAAAAGATGGGGTAAAAATAATAGCTGATTAAAAAAATTAATGAGCAGTAGGAGCTTTTGGCGTAACAAAGCGGGGCACTTTTACAGAATATTTATAGGGATAAATAAAAGTAGTATTGCCACGTTCCAGCCTTATCATTGATGTAACCTGAATCTGATCTCCTGTATTTTGTTGAGACAATTCCGTAGTACCTTTATAATGAAAGGTATTTATTCTAAGAGAAGACAAAGAATAAGCTTTACTTACAGAACTTAGATTCTTAAGGCTGAATTTATCTTTCGAGCCATCAGAATTGCCAGTAAAGGAACCATATACAACCTGTACAGTAAGTATGCATACAACTGCTGCAAAGTATTTAGTGTATTTTAGCCCTTTTCCCATTAATTCAAAGTTACATTGCTAAAAATCGTTAACAAAATATTTTCTTAATTAATTAACGATGGAAAGTAAAAATTGTTACAAATATTATTGGAATTTTAAAAAAACTGACTACTTTACAGAAACCTATCACAATATGCAGGAAAATCATTCACGTGAAGACCGGGATGAACTTAATGAACTGCTGCGCCAATATCAAAATCTACGCTCAGGCAAAAGTCATGCGTTTCTTGAAGAAGATGCTTTCGAACGCATTATTGATTATTTTGATGAGAGGGACGATATGTCCAAAGCTATGCAGGCAGCAGATACGGCTCTGGAATATTTCCCATTTTCCTCCCAGTTATTAATCAAAAAAGCCGATCTTTTGATTGCCACCAGATATTATCGTGAAGCGTTAGAAAAACTGGAACAGGCATCTCTTTTTGACAAAAATGATATTAATATTTATATTCTAAAAACAGACGCATACCTGGCATTAGACGAGCAGGAAAAAGCGGTAGAGTTGTTAGAAGAAGCATTGGTAATGTTTGACGGGGAAGAGAAAGTAGATCTCTTATTCGAGTTAGCTGATGTTTACGACGATTATGAAGAATTTGATAAAGTGTTCGACTGCCTTAAAATGATCCTTGAAAAGGAACCTACAAATGAAGAAGCCCTTTATAAAATCTGTTTCTGGACAGATTTTACCGGGCGCAATGAAGAAAGCATTCGCCTGCATCAATCCATCATTGAAGATTTTCCATACAGTGAATTGGCATGGTTTAACCTTGGTGCAGCCTATCAGGGTCTTAAATTATATGAAAAAGCAATTGATGCCTATCAATATGCAGTGGTAATAGACGAAAAATTTGATTACGCTTATCGCAATATGGGCGACGCCTACATAAGATTGCGCAAATACAAAGAAGCCATTGAAACCCTGGAAAAAGTGCTGGAATTAACCCGCCCCGAAGAAGTAATTCATGAAGCTATCGGGCATTGCTATCACCGGCTTGGGAAATATGCACAGGCACGTTTTAATTACCGTAAGGCTTCCCACATGAACCCCGATGACAGCAAACTTCATTATAAAATTGCACTAACCTATATCAATGAAGAACAATGGAACAGGGCGCTTAGCTCTCTTGAGCAGGCCATGCGTATGCACCGGCATATCCCAGAATACAATCTGGCCATGGGAGAATGTTATATGCATCTCGAAAAGTACAGGGAAGCTATTCAATACTTTAGTGTGGCAGTTCGCGTAAGACCAAAAAATGTAAGTGGGTGGGACTCGCTTATACGCTGTCTTTACAAAGCTGGTCACTATGATGAGGCCGCCCGTCAGTGTCTTGCTGCAAAGCAGGCTACAGAAAATAAACCTGTTTTCGCTTTTCTATACAGCGCAGTGCTGTTTGCATCAGGTAAATCCAAGGAAGCATTGCTGCATCTTGAAGAAGGGCTTAGTAAAGCTCCAAAACTTGTAAAGAAATTTATCGAATTAAATCCTTCAATACTTCAAAATAATAACGTGGTAGATATGCTGGCAGCCTATAAGAAAAAGAAGAAAATATAATTCAGTTCTTTGCTTACCAGCTGCATTATTACTATTAATCTTCGTTGTGTCACTCACTTGTACGTTCCGTTCTTTGCACAGCATATCAGCACATGTTATCTCTTCATAACCTCAAATAAAAATTTCTTTTTTTTTAAACTTACCGCAACTTTGC
Coding sequences within it:
- a CDS encoding SIMPL domain-containing protein, with the protein product MKKIITAIAIIMFASQVIAQEQKPVQRTISVSGSSETEVAPDEIYVQVDLREYNKKNGDKIDITTIKNNFLAACKSIGLTDKDVTVQSYQGYDQNYWMTKKNKKQNPDMKAGISYWVKVNNVSKLDELVDEMDDEATQNFLLQKLNTAKWMT
- a CDS encoding SIMPL domain-containing protein (The SIMPL domain is named for its presence in mouse protein SIMPL (signalling molecule that associates with mouse pelle-like kinase). Bacterial member BP26, from Brucella, was shown to assemble into a channel-like structure, while YggE from E. coli has been associated with resistance to oxidative stress.), which encodes MDDLKKDMKIAAVKAAKDKAIYLSEAVGEHIGQAISINDPVEIDNTPRPYYANMTMKLTEDNAVTPALDVDFKKIKVRFEVSVVFALQ
- a CDS encoding cation diffusion facilitator family transporter, producing the protein MNSAKQNFRVQQWITLLSVVLFVAKIIAYYLTSSLAILSDALESIVNVLAGFIGLYSLFVAAKPRDTEHPYGHGKAEFVSAAAEGALIIAAGFLILYETLQNFIQHKSLEQLDTGLYVVAITAIVNYIAGYICINIGKKNNSLALQASGKHLQIDTWSTLIIIATLIIMLFTQLLWLDKVVALIMSLFIMYNGYKIIRKSLAGIMDEADMELLQRLVILLNKNRRTNWVDMHNLRVIKYGSVLHIDCHLTVPWYMNIHEAHLEIDMLTALIKAEFGDAIEMFVHTDGCLDFSCSICTKDDCDVRQHPFSKKVEWTLENIISNKKHQL
- a CDS encoding LptF/LptG family permease, which codes for MVKKLDILILRSFTGPFLATFLIALFVLTMQFFWLYIDDLVGKGLDMGTLAYLTGLVAVTWVPLALPLALLLSSIMTFGNLGETFELVAIKSAGIPLIRFMRPLLIATIMLSGIAFLFANNIIPVANLKLNALKYDIIVKKPAFDIKEGIFYDKIDGYVIKIGKKDADDSTIHNVIIYEKNYSLQDHFMVAQSGVMRITPDQRFLEFELHNGWNYQENGNRYSPNTEFIRLGFKTYKKEFDLSTFMFNKTEDSLFKYDPKMLSLRQIDIALDSFEAADKVFYTRSQKDLKTFLSFLRYKDSSWSTVKKVQADNKIKTFDSIIPDSLRMTVFDGAISSLNSGKGQVELMASEYSSRQEMIRKHWIEWNRKLTLSFACIVLFMVGAPLGSIIRKGGLGTPLIFAIAFFVLFNMLNTFGEKFAKEGVTSVFTGMWLSTLVLVPIGLFLTYKAMRDSQLFNKEFYFRLFKKKSKEKADV
- a CDS encoding START-like domain-containing protein, with amino-acid sequence MAKKQLFTLEYPVRCSPSILYEFLSTPAGMQEWFADKVDERDHVFIFSWNGAAVEKAQVVEKEQDKFIKYHWLHSSKDEYFEFRIEKTEISNQTILIIKDFAEKPDIKDQTQLWDYQVKELFHRLGN
- a CDS encoding sigma-70 family RNA polymerase sigma factor, yielding MAMRQLKITKSITNRESQSLEKYLQEIGKVELLSAEDEVSLAVSIKKHDQNALDRLVKANLRFVVSVAKQYQNQGLSLPDLINEGNLGLIKAALRFDETKGFKFISYAVWWIRQSILQSLAEQSRIVRLPLNKVGLTNRISKAYQQLEQEFEREPTTDELAELLHIEREEVSSALNVANRHLSMDTPIFEGEENTLADILENPNAEKADYYIDHCESLKTEIERSLETLSQRQKEVVCYFFGIGQEDALSLEDIGHKFNLTRERVRQIKDKAITRLKSTSRCKLLKVYLG
- a CDS encoding tetratricopeptide repeat protein; amino-acid sequence: MESKNCYKYYWNFKKTDYFTETYHNMQENHSREDRDELNELLRQYQNLRSGKSHAFLEEDAFERIIDYFDERDDMSKAMQAADTALEYFPFSSQLLIKKADLLIATRYYREALEKLEQASLFDKNDINIYILKTDAYLALDEQEKAVELLEEALVMFDGEEKVDLLFELADVYDDYEEFDKVFDCLKMILEKEPTNEEALYKICFWTDFTGRNEESIRLHQSIIEDFPYSELAWFNLGAAYQGLKLYEKAIDAYQYAVVIDEKFDYAYRNMGDAYIRLRKYKEAIETLEKVLELTRPEEVIHEAIGHCYHRLGKYAQARFNYRKASHMNPDDSKLHYKIALTYINEEQWNRALSSLEQAMRMHRHIPEYNLAMGECYMHLEKYREAIQYFSVAVRVRPKNVSGWDSLIRCLYKAGHYDEAARQCLAAKQATENKPVFAFLYSAVLFASGKSKEALLHLEEGLSKAPKLVKKFIELNPSILQNNNVVDMLAAYKKKKKI